TGCTTTATTATTAGGGTTTTTGCTCCCGGTTGGACTTATTGCGGGAAGAGATGCTCTAAGAAATCGTATCCTTACCAGAAAAGAGATCGAAACTGCTACTTCAGCACCTATTATATGTGAGTTGGTTCAGGAAGAAAGTAAAACGGCAATCGTGGTTCTAAACCGTGATAATTATGCTATAGGAGAGCAGTTCCGAGCTCTGCGGACAAATCTTCTGCATGTATACAATCGAAAAGAAAAAGGTAAAGTAATATTATTTACATCCAGTATTTCGGGTGAGGGGAAGAGTTTTGTCACCAGTAATATCGGAGCTTCTCTGGCTATTTCAGGCAGAAAAACAGTGGTGCTGGAATTAGATTTACGAAGGCCAAAAATCTCAAAAATTTTTAAAATGGATACCGCGGGTCCTGGGCTTAGCGAGCTATTAAACGGTGATGCCGAAAAGGAAGACGTAATTCAGCCATCAGGTATTCACCCCAATCTCTTTGTAATGGGTTCTGGTAGTATTCCTGATAATCCTGCCGAACTACTCGAAAGTGAAGAAATGGAGTCGCTCATTAACGAACTGCGCTTCGAGTATGATAATATTCTGATTGATTCGCCGCCCTTAAGACTAGTAACAGATGCAATGATTCTGGCTAAAATGAGTGATATCACTCTATATCTGATAAGACAGGGATATACAGGGAAACCGGAGTTGAAATTTATTAAACAAATGCAAGAAGAAAAGAAGCTTCCCAATCTCAACCTTGTTTTCAACGGAATTCAAAGAGGTAAATATGGTTATGGATACAATTATGATTATTCGTATTACAATGAAAAGGATAGGAAGAGTGTGGTAAAGGACTATATAAAGGACTTTTTTAAAAGATTTTAGTGAACGATGTGCATTGCCTGCAGTAATAACAATAAAGTAGACTTTAAGTAATGATTAAAAAAGCGGCTTTAGCTTTAGATTATCCGTACGAACGTTTAATAAAACTATCAGGACTTGTAGGTGCTTTTTTGCTCGGACAGGGAACGTTACAGCTTATACAGGTTATTAGCGGGTTTTTACTTTTCAGGTGGCTATCTATCGAAGAGTATGCAGAATATAGTATGGCTTTTGCATTTCAGTGTACGGCTCACGTATTAGTTGAATTCGGCTTTTCGGGAACCATAGTTGCCCTTGTGGGAAATCGTGTTTATGATAAAAAAGTAATAGGCGATTATATTAAGGCTGGACAATTTTACAGGCACCGGCTCTTTTTAGCCATCAGCGTCTTTTGTGCTATCATTTTTCCCTTACTGACGTTAAAACATCACTTTTCTGTCTTTACAACTATTATGCTTCTGGTATCTATAATTACCAACCTTTATTTTACCGGTTGGTCATCTTATTATACCCCTCCATTGAAAATGCATAAAAAGGTGTCAACGCTATACCAAATTCAAGTTAAAAGCGGTGCACTCCGGCTGGTTGTACTCTATATTATGTATTTAGTATCGGCCCTGAATTCCTGGATCGCAGCGCTCTTAGGAAGCATGCAAACGCTAATGAACGGGTACCTGATCAAAAAGAGTGCATCTGATTATGTACAGGTTCCTAAGACTGTGAATCCCCAGGCTCGTCGTGAAATGATGTCGCTGCTGAAACCAGTGATGCCAGGAATCGTTTTTAATGCTTTTCAGAGCCAGATTATGGTATTTATCCTGTCGGTTTTTGGTGCGACAAATAATATCGCAGAAATGGGAGCTCTAAGTAAAATCGGCCAGTTATACATGGTTTTGAGTATGGCGGGGGGCATTTTAATAGCGCCCCATATCGCACGGGTGCCTGCATCGGGCTTGCTAAGGAAATATCTGTTTATAGCTGGGACAACAATATTCTTATGTTCAGTTATTGTATTTGCAGCATATATCTTTCCGGAGCCTTTGTTGTGGTTGTTAGGCAGTAAATATGACCACCTGAGAAATGAGCTGGTTGCCTTGCTGATTTGCGCCGGGATAGGCGTGGTAAACGGTATTATTTGGGAAATGAACGAAGCCAGGAAATGGATATATGCATGGGATCCTTTGTTGGTAATATTTGGTACAATATCGATCCAGGTGGCTTGTGTATTTCTTTTAGATCTGAGTAGTCTGCATAATGTGATAGTAATGTCTGTGATCTCCAATCTGTTTGTCCTAGCTGTCAAGTTCTCTGCATCATTCCAGGGATTCAGACCCGCTTTAAAAAGGAATAGTTTCAAATAAATCCTACCACTACAGTGACAACTAAAGTATCTATTGTTATCCCTGCTTACAAGCGGCCCAAACAACTTGCAGAAGCAGTTAATTCATGTATTGCTCAAACTCTGTTACCTTATGAGATTATAATAGGTGATGATTCGCCTGACTCTCAGGCGGAGACAGAGGTGGAAAGAATAAGAAGTCATACAGATATTGCTATTAAGTATGTTCGCAATTCCCCATCGCTCGGACAAGCTGGTAATGTAAATATGTTATTTGACTCAGCCTCCGGAGAAAGAGTGCTTCTTCTTCACGATGATGATATGCTCTTGCCTAATGCTCTGGAGGTTCTCTGCAATTGTTTTACAAATAACCCGCAAATAAGTGTGGCTTATGGTAAACAGTTTATTATGACCGGTGATGGAACCGTGTCTATAAAACGCTCTGAAGGTTATAACAAGTCATTTTACCGGACTAAAGAATACGAGGGTTCTAAATTAACATCGTTGGAAGCCGGCATGGTACAGCAATTTCCTAACAACGCCTACCTGATAGAGACTGCTTTAGCGAAAAAGGTTAAATACAGGGATATTGGAGATGCATGTGACTTCGATTTCGGATTGAGAGTAAGTCAGAGCGGCGCGAAAATTCACTTTACCGATACATACACATCTAAATACCGGATTTCTGAAGAGTCGGTATCGATGAGATCCATGAATGATGCTGCACTTAAAGCGTACTTTATGGTAAAAGATATAGCTGTGCATGGTGAATCGTTGAATTTGAGAAATAAATGGCTTCAGGACCGATCGGGAGTTGCAGTTGGCCAGGCGATCGCAAATAGAAAGATTAAAAGTGCGGTCATGATCTTTTTTAGTCGCTATCATTTTCGCAAAGTATTCACACCCGGGGGGATGAAAAGGTTACTGTTGATCATGATTCACCTTTGTTCGATAAAAGTTCTTTATGGTTTTTTACTTCTGTTAAGAACGAAGCCTCCTTTTTATTATCAGCGTCCCCAGGAAAGTGTCGTTGAGAAGAAGATTTAATTCCCTGTGCTAATATAAATTTCGCAATATGATAGTAAGCTGCATAACAGATCGCATGGGAAACCAGCTATTTCAATACGCAGCGGCAAAAGCTCTTGCCGTACGTAATAAGGAGGTTGTTAAAATTGATAGAAGATACTATTCACACAATATACCGACCGGCTTTTCATATGAACTGGATGCCTTTTGTATTCCCCAGTATTTTGTGACCGATGAGGAAATAGCGAGGTATACCTGGCCTAACGATTCATTGTGGTACAGAGCTATAAGAAAAGTATATCCGAAGTATTGTTATTTTGAAAAGTCGTTTGAATATGATAAAGGTTTTAACACGTTAGGTAGTAAGGTGTATTTAAGAGGATTCTGGCAAAGCTATAAGTATTTCGAAGATATTGAAGACCTTATCAGGAATGAATTCAGCTTTAAAGAACAAGTAAATACTTGGGACGACCATTTTGCGAAGCAGATCAAGGAATCTGAATCTGTTTGCATCAGCATAAGACGTGGCGACCATATCACCAATCCTAAAATTGCAAGGATCTTTGGTAAGTGTGATAAAGTTTATTATGATAATGCTCTCCGTATAATTGAGCAAAAACACAAAAATTTAACCCTGTTTGTTTTTTCCGATGATATAGATTGGTGTTCAGAAAATCTGAAGTTCAAACATCCTACAGTTTTTGTAAAGCACTCTTTCGATACACCACGTTACGACTATTACCTGCAATTGATGAGCATGTGCAGGCACTTTGTAATCCCGGTGAGCACTTTTCCGTGGTGGGGAGCATGGTTGAGCACGAATAAGGACAAAATTGTAATAGCCCCTAAAACATGGTTTAATGATCCAGCTATAAATACGCAGGATTTGTGTCCTCCCGACTGGATAAGGATCTGATTGACTCTCTTATTAACTCACATTTAAACTAATTTACTATTATGTCAAGATCGTTTACGGGACAATTAGCCGTTATTATTAACTCCTATAACAGAATGTCTTTATTGAAAGAGGCACTGCCCGCTATTGAGAAGACATTACTAAACACCCCTGTTCAGTCTTATGTAGTAGTTTTTGAGGCTGGCTCGACAGATGGCAGCCGCCAGTTTATAGAAACGTACGCAAAGGGCTCTGCGGTAAAGATCCTTTGCATTTCGCCGCCCCCGCATCTGCCTGGTACATTTAGTGATGGCTGCAATTATGCTATAGAGTATGCAGCTGGCGCTATAAGTAATCTGAAATGGTGCTTCCTTTATGAAACTGATAATTATATTTCTAATCACAGCGCTTTGTCATCTGCGCTTGCGATCATAGATGAGAACGAATCTATGGGAGCAATAGGTTTTACCGTAGAGAAATTGGATGGCAGCAAGGCAGGGTATGGACAAAAATTTCCAAGTGTGATTTCTTTTCTGTTAGGACAGCAACTTACTCAGATGCTGAAATTACAAGAACCCCGCCCGCTATGGGTAAAGGAACAGGATCATAGATGGACCTATTGTGATATTGTATACACAAGTCCTTTATTGGTCCGCTATGATGCATGGAAGAAGGTGAACGGAATGGATAGTATTAATTTCCCTTTTTCTGACTCGGACAACGATTGGTGCTGGAGATTATTAAAAAGCGGATGGAAATGTGCGGTACTTGATGTTCAAGGAGTGGTACACGATAATCGGACCTTAACGTCATCCTGGTCATCAAAAAGAACGCTTGACTTCCATCAGGCACGCTACAGGTTATTGAAAAAGCATAAGGGAGATATTATTTTTCTCATAAAACCATTGCTTGCACTACGTCATCTTTCCGAGCTAGCCATACTGGCTCTGGGTATGATGGCCGGAAGGAAGAAAAAGGAAAACTTAACTGCTCGCCTTTCTTTGATAAAAAGAGTCATGATGAATTACTCCCATATATCATAAGCTAAATATTTATTAGAAAAGCATCGTATCAGCCGAGTAATATCAAAAGGTGGAATGAAAATATTATTCTTGTCGCATAACTTTTATCCCTTCATAGGAGGGATAGAAATTATCTCAGAGATTCTTGCCAGTACATTTGCAAATGCGGGACACGAGGTTCATGTTATTACCTGGACAAAAGATTCCCCGGGTGAAGCCTTTCCTTTTAAAGTATCAAGAAACCCGGGAATATTAAAGATTTTCAAAGCACATGCCTGGGCCGATCTGGTTTTCGAAAACAATCCGTGCCTGAGACTGGCATGGCCTGGAATATTCTTTAGTCGTCCTTCTGTTATTGCTTTGCACACCTGGATATCCAGATCAAACGGGAAGCTGGGCGTTCAGGACAGGATTAAATTTCGTTGGCTAAAGCGTGCGCATAAAGTTATTGCTGTAAGTAATGCACTTCGTAAAAGTTGCTGGCCTAATGCAACGGTATTAGGCAATCCCTACAGGGCGAAAGAATTCAGGATATTATCGAATATTTCCCGAACAAAAGATTTCGTGTTTCTGGGGCGGCTCGTTTCCGATAAAGGAGTTGATCTTGCAATCAAAGCGATATATGAGTTTAAAATGGGCCTCAATAATAGTGCCGCATCGCCTTCTTTAACTATTGTTGGTGATGGTCCTGAACGTACAAATCTCAAGCGACTGGTTGCAGACCTTAACATGGAGGATTCTGTGATTTTTACCGGGCCTCTGAGCGGGAGTGAGCTCGTTAAGTGTTTGAATCAGCATCGGTATCTTTTAGTTCCTTCAATATGGGAGGAGCCGTTTGGCGTTGTTGTGCTTGAAGGAATAGCATGTGGATGCATTCCGATTGTATCAGACGGCGGTGGACTTCCGGATGCAGTAGGCAAGGCAGGCATTACTTTCCGGAGGGGAGATGTTGACGACCTTATTGCTTGTATCAGAAATATATATAATAATACTAAACTCGAAAAAGAACTGCTTGACTTTGCAGCCAGTCATCTCGGAGTTTTTCATCCGGACACTATTGGCCGTCAATATTTAGATGAAATAGAGGGAACGCTAAAAACTAAATAATGTCTATGAAAGTATTGATATCTCACCCTACCAGTAATGAATTCAACCGATCAGCAGCCTACGGGCTGCTGGAAGCCGGTCTTTTATCAGAATTTCATACTGCAATAGCACTATTTCCTGATACTATGCTGGACCGGATCAGTAATATTGGCCCTCTTTCTGAAATAAAGCGACGCAGCTTTAATACGTCGCTTAGGCCTTTAATACATACATGGCCTTGGCTGGAGATCGGAAGACAACTGGCATCGAAAGCTGGTTTGTCAAAGCTTGTAAAGCATGAAACAGGCGCATTTTCTGTAGATGCCGTTTACAGAAGTCTGGATAAAAAAGTGGCATCAAGACTTAGAGCTGCGCAACAAAAAGGATTAACGGCCATTTATGCTTATGAAGATGGAGCTGTTTTTTCCTTTCCAAAAGCCAAGCAACTAGGGCTAGAATGCATTTACGATCTGCCTATAGGATATTGGAGAGCGGCGCGACGGCTACTGGAGCCTGAACGTGAACGCTGGCCGGATTGGATACCAACTCTTTCGGGGCTTACAGATTCGGACGCAAAGCTTGCCCGCAAAGATGAGGAATTAGCACTTGCTGACCGCATTTTTGTAGCCAGTCAATTTACTGCCAATACTTTGAAGGATTTTCCGGGTACTCTAGCACCTATTGAAGTTATTCCTTACGGTTTCCCCCCAGTCTCTGCACGGCGTGAGTATTCTTCCAAAACAGGGAAGTCTCCTTTAAAGCTTCTTTTTGTTGGTGGACTTTCTCAGCGGAAGGGAATCGCAGATCTATTTGCAGCCGTAGAGAACCTTGTTCCGTATGTTGAACTAACGGTGGTAGGACTTAAATCCACTAATAACTGTAAGGCACTGAATGATGCCCTAGAACGGCATCGGTGGATTCCAAGTTTAAGCCATGAAGGTATACTTAAATTAATGCGGGAGCACGACGTTCTTGTCTTTCCTTCACTCTTTGAAGGCTTTGGGCTGGTTATAACCGAAGCGATGTCTCAGGGCACTCCTGTTATAACTACCGAACGTACCGCCGGGCCGGATTTGATAGAGCATGGACGCAACGGGTGGCTAATAGAGGCAGGAAACACTTCTGCACTGCAAGAATCCATCGAAGATCTTATTTCTTCTCGTCATATAATTGCTCAAGCAGGACAGGAGGCGATGGAGGCGGCACGCAAGAGGCCGTGGTCTGTGTATTCACGGGAACTGGCACAAGCAATTTCACGGCATCATGACCAAAAGGAAGGTTTAAGTGACATAAACATGAAGGCGTATTAACAATGAGCTTCTCTCAGAATATATATCCAGAGCGTGACGAACGTTACGATGTCACTTTACAACAGCAAAAGTGGTTGCCGTGCACCGTCGAGATCAGTCGAACCAACCATTTACTTAAGCAGTCTGTTTGGCTATTTTTCTTTCTCTTGCTTTTTGAAGGTGCGTTGCGGAAGTGGTTCCTGCCCAGCTTGGCAACACCATTGCTTGTTGTGAGAGACCCGCTTGCTGTATGGCTGATTGCCGTGGCGTGGAAACGAAATCTCCTTCCCTCAAACGTATACCTAATTGGGATGGCTGTATTTGGATTTACAGGGCTGATTACAGCGGTCTTTCTCGGTCACGGGAATCTGCCGGTGGCCGTATATGGCGCCAGAATTCTGCTGATTCACTTTCCGGTAATGTTTATAATCGGCAGGGTTTTCACTGCCCATGATGTTGTTAAAATAGGGAAGGCTATGTTATGGATATCGATACCGATGATTGTGATTACAGCCCTTCAGTTTTATAGTCCTCAGTCAGCCTGGGTGAATCGGGGAGTGGGAGGGGATATGGAAGGATCTGGTTTTAATGGAGGAGCGATGGGTTATTTCAGGCCGTCAGGGACTTTTTCCTTTACCACTGGCAACACTCTTTTCTTTAGTCTTTTGGCCCCCTTTGTTTTTTACTTCTGGTTACAGCCGAAAGGAACATCCCGCCTACTGCTTATCGCTGCTACCTTGAGCCTTTTTGCTTCTATTCCTATTTCAATCAGCCGCGGTTTATTATTTCAGGTAGGAGTTACTTTAATATTCACTATTCTGGCAACTGCTAAAAATCCTAGGTACATACGGCATATTCTGACAGCTGTTATCGCTAGCTTCCTTGTTTTTGCGATCTTAAGCAACACAGAGTTTTTTCGCACTGCAACGGAAGTGTTTTTTGCCCGGTTTGAAAGTGCCAGCGACGATGAAGGAGGGCTAAAGGGAACTTTAGTCGACCGCTTTCTCGGAGGGTTACTCAGCGCTGTATCAGAATCAGATAATCAGCCCTTCTGGGGGTATGGAATAGGTATGGGAACAAACGTAGGCAGCATGCTCTTGACCGGCGACCGCGAGTTTTTGATTGCAGAAGGTGAATGGGGTAGGTTGATTGGAGAAATGGGGCCTCTGATGGGACTGGGAGTGATCATCATCCGCCTGGGCTTTTGTTCGGAAACAGCTATTTTGAGCTATAGAAAGGTACTGGCAGGAGATATGCTGCCGTGGATACTTCTCAGTGCAGGCGTATTGATCATCCTGCAAGGACAATGGGCACAGCCAACAACACTGGGATTCAGTACCTTCATGGGAGGATTAATACTTGCTTCCCTTCAGGAGCCTTATAAATTAAGATTACGGATAGATAATAACGCCAGTCCTGCGTCTGCCTAATATCTGATATCCATGAAAGAAGTTATATTGATTTTCAGAAAGCCGTTTCCCGGCCAATTCAGTATTGAATATCTTTTCTATTCCGTTTCAAAATACCTCAGTAGCAATAATATCCGTATCTCTAATTTGCAACTGTCTTATTATAGCAAAGGATTAACAAACAGAGTACTCAACGTATTCACTTTGCTGTCGAAAAAAAAGAAGATTGTTCATGTTACTGGGGACGTTCATTATGCGATACTGGGAGCCTTATTCTGCAAGAGAATTCTTACCATTCACGATTTTAATTTCATGCAGGATAAGAGCGTTTTGGCAAGAACAATATATTGGTTGTTTTGGATATACCTGCCCGTGAAGTTCTCACATAAAATAACTGTTATTTCTGAAAGTACAAGGCAGGAATTATTGAAGTATGTTAAAATAAAAAGCAGTAAAATCCATGTTATAGGCGATTTTATTGATGATATATATAAACCTGTAAAGAAGGAGTTCAATAAAACCAATCCCCGGATATTACAAATAGGAATCACATTTAATAAGAATCTGGAGCGATTGGCTGAAGCTTTAAAAGGAATCGATTGTACCTTGGTAATTATTGGCAAACTCCCGGAGGCCATATCAGGTAAGCTTAGGGACTGTAATATAGTTTACGAGAATAGATACGACCTTTCAACCGAAGATCTGTTTGATGAATATGTAAATAGTGATCTGCTTTGTTATGTCTCTACAAGCGAAGGATTTGGGATGCCTATATTGGAAGCGCAGGCAGTTGGAGTCCCTGTAATTACTTCCAATTGTTCTTCAATGCCCGAAGTTGGGGGGGCAGGAGCGGTTTTTGTTGATCCGTTTAGTGTTGTTTCTATAAGGAATGGCGTTATGAACATTCTGGAAGATGAGCGGCTCAGGGAGAATGTTATAAACGCCGGGTTTGAAAATATTAAGCGCTTTTCGAAGGAAACTATAGCCGACCATTACCTAAATCTGTACAAGAGTTTTTAATCTGTCTATTGTTATTTCATTCACCTTCTTGAAAATGAATATGAAAATATTACACGTAATAGGATGTTTTGATAAAAAAAATGGAGGTGTATACTCTGCCATAACTTCAATAACGGATATGGAAAGATCGTTGGGTTTTACCAGTGATATCCTATCAATAAGATCCGATGACCAACAGTACGATTCACGTTTTTTCAATGGCCAGGTCAATCTGTTTAACCGGAGTTTTCCCTACGTGTTCAGCCCATCAAAAGAGGCTGAGCGATGGATGGAGTTAAACATTGAGAGATATGATCTTGTAGTCTTGCATGAAGTCTGGGCAATATTAGCCGTTAGAGTAGCTTCAATCGCCAAAAAACACCAAGTAAAATATGTTATATGGCCTCATGGTTCTCTTGATCCGTTTGATCTCAAAAAGAAGAGTTTTTTGAAGAAGATACTTGGGAATATAGTTATCAAAGGTATAACTGCCAATGCGAGCGCTATTTGCTGTACGTCAAACATCGAAAAAGATGTTCTGGAAACCTATAACGACCAGAAGAATGTTAGTATTAGTGTGCTGCCGCTGCCTATCGAATTTAATGCCGAGGGAAGCAGGGAGAGGTTCAGAGATAAACATAATCTATCAGCCAATACGTTTGTGTTTCTTTTTTTATCAAGAGTTGATTATAAAAAGGGACTTGATCTATTTCTACGTGCTTATAAGCGTTTTTTGGACATCAACAATGATATAGACGTAAAGTTGATAATTGCAGGCAAAGGTAACCGGGCATACGAAACTTATATTAACGGGCTAATTGCCGAAATGCGATTGTCGGCATACATATATTCTGCAGGGTTCCTTTCCGGTACAGACAAAGCCGATGCATTTGCTGCTTCTGATTGTTTCATTCTCCCCTCTATGAACGAGAATTACGGCATTTCAGTGATTGAAGCCCT
The window above is part of the Arcticibacter tournemirensis genome. Proteins encoded here:
- a CDS encoding glycosyltransferase gives rise to the protein MKILHVIGCFDKKNGGVYSAITSITDMERSLGFTSDILSIRSDDQQYDSRFFNGQVNLFNRSFPYVFSPSKEAERWMELNIERYDLVVLHEVWAILAVRVASIAKKHQVKYVIWPHGSLDPFDLKKKSFLKKILGNIVIKGITANASAICCTSNIEKDVLETYNDQKNVSISVLPLPIEFNAEGSRERFRDKHNLSANTFVFLFLSRVDYKKGLDLFLRAYKRFLDINNDIDVKLIIAGKGNRAYETYINGLIAEMRLSAYIYSAGFLSGTDKADAFAASDCFILPSMNENYGISVIEALQSNLPVLISDNVYIWKDIIPAGGWVCEHNVDSILSSLNVIHREFTSKQIRMKRPAKVGGNFKKDQLISLYSDFYDLVINKQEVIFS
- a CDS encoding glycosyltransferase family 4 protein, with translation MKEVILIFRKPFPGQFSIEYLFYSVSKYLSSNNIRISNLQLSYYSKGLTNRVLNVFTLLSKKKKIVHVTGDVHYAILGALFCKRILTIHDFNFMQDKSVLARTIYWLFWIYLPVKFSHKITVISESTRQELLKYVKIKSSKIHVIGDFIDDIYKPVKKEFNKTNPRILQIGITFNKNLERLAEALKGIDCTLVIIGKLPEAISGKLRDCNIVYENRYDLSTEDLFDEYVNSDLLCYVSTSEGFGMPILEAQAVGVPVITSNCSSMPEVGGAGAVFVDPFSVVSIRNGVMNILEDERLRENVINAGFENIKRFSKETIADHYLNLYKSF
- a CDS encoding alpha-1,2-fucosyltransferase, with amino-acid sequence MIVSCITDRMGNQLFQYAAAKALAVRNKEVVKIDRRYYSHNIPTGFSYELDAFCIPQYFVTDEEIARYTWPNDSLWYRAIRKVYPKYCYFEKSFEYDKGFNTLGSKVYLRGFWQSYKYFEDIEDLIRNEFSFKEQVNTWDDHFAKQIKESESVCISIRRGDHITNPKIARIFGKCDKVYYDNALRIIEQKHKNLTLFVFSDDIDWCSENLKFKHPTVFVKHSFDTPRYDYYLQLMSMCRHFVIPVSTFPWWGAWLSTNKDKIVIAPKTWFNDPAINTQDLCPPDWIRI
- a CDS encoding glycosyltransferase family 4 protein, whose translation is MKILFLSHNFYPFIGGIEIISEILASTFANAGHEVHVITWTKDSPGEAFPFKVSRNPGILKIFKAHAWADLVFENNPCLRLAWPGIFFSRPSVIALHTWISRSNGKLGVQDRIKFRWLKRAHKVIAVSNALRKSCWPNATVLGNPYRAKEFRILSNISRTKDFVFLGRLVSDKGVDLAIKAIYEFKMGLNNSAASPSLTIVGDGPERTNLKRLVADLNMEDSVIFTGPLSGSELVKCLNQHRYLLVPSIWEEPFGVVVLEGIACGCIPIVSDGGGLPDAVGKAGITFRRGDVDDLIACIRNIYNNTKLEKELLDFAASHLGVFHPDTIGRQYLDEIEGTLKTK
- a CDS encoding glycosyltransferase family 2 protein, coding for MTTKVSIVIPAYKRPKQLAEAVNSCIAQTLLPYEIIIGDDSPDSQAETEVERIRSHTDIAIKYVRNSPSLGQAGNVNMLFDSASGERVLLLHDDDMLLPNALEVLCNCFTNNPQISVAYGKQFIMTGDGTVSIKRSEGYNKSFYRTKEYEGSKLTSLEAGMVQQFPNNAYLIETALAKKVKYRDIGDACDFDFGLRVSQSGAKIHFTDTYTSKYRISEESVSMRSMNDAALKAYFMVKDIAVHGESLNLRNKWLQDRSGVAVGQAIANRKIKSAVMIFFSRYHFRKVFTPGGMKRLLLIMIHLCSIKVLYGFLLLLRTKPPFYYQRPQESVVEKKI
- a CDS encoding lipopolysaccharide biosynthesis protein, whose protein sequence is MIKKAALALDYPYERLIKLSGLVGAFLLGQGTLQLIQVISGFLLFRWLSIEEYAEYSMAFAFQCTAHVLVEFGFSGTIVALVGNRVYDKKVIGDYIKAGQFYRHRLFLAISVFCAIIFPLLTLKHHFSVFTTIMLLVSIITNLYFTGWSSYYTPPLKMHKKVSTLYQIQVKSGALRLVVLYIMYLVSALNSWIAALLGSMQTLMNGYLIKKSASDYVQVPKTVNPQARREMMSLLKPVMPGIVFNAFQSQIMVFILSVFGATNNIAEMGALSKIGQLYMVLSMAGGILIAPHIARVPASGLLRKYLFIAGTTIFLCSVIVFAAYIFPEPLLWLLGSKYDHLRNELVALLICAGIGVVNGIIWEMNEARKWIYAWDPLLVIFGTISIQVACVFLLDLSSLHNVIVMSVISNLFVLAVKFSASFQGFRPALKRNSFK
- a CDS encoding glycosyltransferase family 4 protein, with the protein product MKVLISHPTSNEFNRSAAYGLLEAGLLSEFHTAIALFPDTMLDRISNIGPLSEIKRRSFNTSLRPLIHTWPWLEIGRQLASKAGLSKLVKHETGAFSVDAVYRSLDKKVASRLRAAQQKGLTAIYAYEDGAVFSFPKAKQLGLECIYDLPIGYWRAARRLLEPERERWPDWIPTLSGLTDSDAKLARKDEELALADRIFVASQFTANTLKDFPGTLAPIEVIPYGFPPVSARREYSSKTGKSPLKLLFVGGLSQRKGIADLFAAVENLVPYVELTVVGLKSTNNCKALNDALERHRWIPSLSHEGILKLMREHDVLVFPSLFEGFGLVITEAMSQGTPVITTERTAGPDLIEHGRNGWLIEAGNTSALQESIEDLISSRHIIAQAGQEAMEAARKRPWSVYSRELAQAISRHHDQKEGLSDINMKAY
- a CDS encoding glycosyltransferase family 2 protein, translated to MSRSFTGQLAVIINSYNRMSLLKEALPAIEKTLLNTPVQSYVVVFEAGSTDGSRQFIETYAKGSAVKILCISPPPHLPGTFSDGCNYAIEYAAGAISNLKWCFLYETDNYISNHSALSSALAIIDENESMGAIGFTVEKLDGSKAGYGQKFPSVISFLLGQQLTQMLKLQEPRPLWVKEQDHRWTYCDIVYTSPLLVRYDAWKKVNGMDSINFPFSDSDNDWCWRLLKSGWKCAVLDVQGVVHDNRTLTSSWSSKRTLDFHQARYRLLKKHKGDIIFLIKPLLALRHLSELAILALGMMAGRKKKENLTARLSLIKRVMMNYSHIS